In Nitrososphaerales archaeon, the genomic stretch AGTGTGCGCTCGGATGCAGCAGTCTCATGAGCGGCGAAGAGAGGGAGATCAGGGTCAGCGGCAAGGCTTTCCAGAGGCTGTCCCGAGCGAAGCGTGAAGGAGAAGACTTCTCGGACGTCATAATCAGGCTTTCAGCGGCTACCCTTGAGGGACTGCAGCGCAGGGGGGAGCAGGAGGTGTTGACCTCAGATGGCCGCAGGCTCATTCTATCCATCGACCAGGACAAGTGTCTGGGCGCAATGAGTTGCGTCTCCGAAGCTCCGTCTGTCTTCTCCTATGACACGACGCAACAAGGTCATTGGCGAAAGCATGCAGAACCGCTGGGGATGAAGGAGGTCGGCGAAGGCGAAGTGAACAGCGAAACGCTTTCGCGAGCTGCGGAGTCCTGCCCGTATCAGGCAATCAAAATGAGGGACGCGGAGACAGGCGAGGTTCTGTTCCCGTAACCGCGGCCCTCATCTGTCGCCCGCAGGCTCTCCCTGAAGAATCCTGGTGGGGACGGCCAGGTCTGAGATATCCACAAGTAGCTTGTTGACCCTGTCGACTGCGCCGAGCGACTCCACGAAGGCCGGGCTATTAGCTCCCGCCGTCCGTGCTATCTCCAGGAGGTCAGCGCTTACGCCCCTCGACAGCTCGCTGACCCTGGTGTATGCTCCTCTCGCGCGTGTGCCGCCCCTGGTAAGGAACGACTGGATCGAGAGTCCTTCCATCTCCCGCAGCTTCAGAATGCAGTTCGAGAACTTCCTGGCGAGTTGCTTCGTCGGCTTGATTGCGTGCAGCTTCTTGGAGAGTTCTGCCATCGCGTCGCCCGCGCTCTCCAGGAAGCTCGCAAGCACTCTGAAATCAAGGACGTCCACAGGGGCCAGCCTGTACCTCTCAGCCACCTCCTGGTGTATTATTGCGGTCCTTATTGTCCTGACTAGCAGAAAGTAGAGCCTGTCGACCTCGTCGTCGCGCTCCCCGACAAGCGAGAGGAGCCTGCCGTCGGCATCCGACAGGCCTTCGGCCGTGTCCTTGATCATCCCTTCCAGAATGTTCGACATCCTCCTTACAATCTTTTCAGGGTCTATGGCAGAAGGTTCGAGGAGGAACTGAATTGTAATCTGTCTCGAATCCTCGCCCATTATCTCAAGGCCGATGAGCCTGCTGATCGTCGACTTGAGCCTGTCCCTGTCCTCCCTAGCTATCACCTTCTTCCCCAAAACGCGAATTACGTCGTAGCCGAGGAGGTAGGCTCCGGTGATGTCATTTGCCACGAGCGTCAGGTCTTCCTTGGGATACTCCACGTCCACTTCCTTCGGTTTCTCAGCTACGTCTTCGATCGGCCTGACAATCAGCTTGCGGCCGGAGAGCTCGTCCACCGCTACGGTGGAACCCTTTACGACGCCGTTCTTCCTCGCCCACGCCTTCGGCAGAGAGATGAGTAGAGTCCCTCCCCCCATTTCCAGCACCTTCCTTGCATCCATACCTCTATAGAGAGACTACAGGTTCTATATGTGTTCGGGAACTGCCGCAACCGCCACAGAGGTCCCACCCACAGCCTTCAGGAGGTCTTCTGTCCGTATCCGGAAGACCGCGTTTGGCGCCCCTCCCGCAGTCCACACCCACTCGAACCTGAGTAGGGACGAGTCTGCGAGCACCGTGATCTCCTTTCGGTGTGGGAAAGGAGGAACTCCGCCAATCGGGTAGCCTGTCTCCTCCCTGACTTCGTCCGGCGTGGCCACAGCAACATCACCGCCCTTTAGTTGCGAGAGTTTCACTGCGTCAACTCTTCTGTCTCCAGAAATGACGACTACGACCGTTCCTCTGCCCTTGAATACTACGCTCTTCGCAATCTCTGCGACTGTGCACCCCAACGCCTGAGCTGCCAATGCAGAGCTCTTGGTGCTCATGCTCAATTCCCTGAACTCTACGTCGATGCCCAAGGATTCCAGGTGGAGCCTGACCCTCTCGACGCTCCCGCCCATGTGGTTCTCCCTAAATCAGCCGACGGGCTGAGGCGGTTTGTTTACCTGCTTGTTCACCGCTTCGGCAAGATAGTGTCCCCTCAGCGTGACCTTCGCCTCAGTGACCCCCTTAGTCGTAAGGGCGGCTGATTTGATGTCGCTTGCTATCTTCAGAGCGAAAACTGGAGGGCAGAACGGGGTGGTCAGGTGAAAATCAATCTCGACCGACCCGCCGTTGACGCCCAGCCTGTCAATCAGCTTCATCTCGGTTATGGGCCTGCCGAGCTCTGGGTCGATTATCTTTGAAAGCTTCTCTTGCAGCTCTGCGTTGTCAACCTGCGCCTGGGCCACAGGAGTTTTGGTGCTCGGAGCGTATTTATCCCTTTGTCGCCAACGTGCAGGCGGGAAGGAATGTCCCTCATCTCATCCTTCTTTGCCTTCGACATCGTACTGTTCGCACAGTCGGTCGTCCTCCTCTTCGCTATCCTAGACCCGATTGGCACCGTGCCCATCTTCTTCGCTCTAACTAACCAAACCTCCGGCCAGAGGAGGCAGATAGTGAGACAGTCGGTCATCTTCGCTGCGATAATCCTCTACGTCTTCGCCTATGTGGGATGGTTAATCTTTCAGGCGCTCGGAATAACCATCAACGACTTCCGCATAGCTGGAGGCGTAGTCCTCTTCGCTGTTGCCTTCGACCACCTCAGAGGCAGGGAGGACGGTGAGCCGAGGAGCGCCAACGTGGCCGAAATAGCGGCGTTTCCGCTTGCCACGCCACTCTTGGCTGGACCGGGGGCGATCTCCACTGTGATCATACTCGCCAACCCACCCTACGGGCCGCTGCTAGTCTTCCTCGTCATCACGCTCAACATAGTTCTCGCGTATTTCATACTCTCAAGAAGCGAGTGGATCCTAAAGATCCTCGGAGACAACGGCAGCAGAGCGCTTACGAGGATAACGGCGCTCCTCATCGCTGCACTCGCAGTCTCCTTCATAAGGCAGGGAATCATCAACATATTCGTGCCGGGGTGAGACAGTCGAAGGTCGCGGTCAAGGTTAGGATTAGTGGCCTCGTCCACGGCGTCTTCTTCAGGGCCTCGATGGCCGAAGTCGCCAAGCTTTCCGGGGTCAACGGCTGGGTCACGAACATGACCGACGGGTCGGTGGAGGCAATCCTCGAGGGAGAGCAGGATTCTGTCAACAAGGTGGTGGAATGGGCGA encodes the following:
- a CDS encoding ferredoxin, with translation MSGEEREIRVSGKAFQRLSRAKREGEDFSDVIIRLSAATLEGLQRRGEQEVLTSDGRRLILSIDQDKCLGAMSCVSEAPSVFSYDTTQQGHWRKHAEPLGMKEVGEGEVNSETLSRAAESCPYQAIKMRDAETGEVLFP
- a CDS encoding phosphate uptake regulator PhoU codes for the protein MDARKVLEMGGGTLLISLPKAWARKNGVVKGSTVAVDELSGRKLIVRPIEDVAEKPKEVDVEYPKEDLTLVANDITGAYLLGYDVIRVLGKKVIAREDRDRLKSTISRLIGLEIMGEDSRQITIQFLLEPSAIDPEKIVRRMSNILEGMIKDTAEGLSDADGRLLSLVGERDDEVDRLYFLLVRTIRTAIIHQEVAERYRLAPVDVLDFRVLASFLESAGDAMAELSKKLHAIKPTKQLARKFSNCILKLREMEGLSIQSFLTRGGTRARGAYTRVSELSRGVSADLLEIARTAGANSPAFVESLGAVDRVNKLLVDISDLAVPTRILQGEPAGDR
- a CDS encoding YbaK/EbsC family protein, translating into MGGSVERVRLHLESLGIDVEFRELSMSTKSSALAAQALGCTVAEIAKSVVFKGRGTVVVVISGDRRVDAVKLSQLKGGDVAVATPDEVREETGYPIGGVPPFPHRKEITVLADSSLLRFEWVWTAGGAPNAVFRIRTEDLLKAVGGTSVAVAAVPEHI
- a CDS encoding iron-sulfur cluster assembly protein, which translates into the protein MAQAQVDNAELQEKLSKIIDPELGRPITEMKLIDRLGVNGGSVEIDFHLTTPFCPPVFALKIASDIKSAALTTKGVTEAKVTLRGHYLAEAVNKQVNKPPQPVG
- a CDS encoding MarC family protein, whose protein sequence is MSLISSFFAFDIVLFAQSVVLLFAILDPIGTVPIFFALTNQTSGQRRQIVRQSVIFAAIILYVFAYVGWLIFQALGITINDFRIAGGVVLFAVAFDHLRGREDGEPRSANVAEIAAFPLATPLLAGPGAISTVIILANPPYGPLLVFLVITLNIVLAYFILSRSEWILKILGDNGSRALTRITALLIAALAVSFIRQGIINIFVPG
- a CDS encoding acylphosphatase; this translates as MRQSKVAVKVRISGLVHGVFFRASMAEVAKLSGVNGWVTNMTDGSVEAILEGEQDSVNKVVEWARLGPPKARVDSVAVEPVKVRNLRGFRISG